From Salvelinus fontinalis isolate EN_2023a chromosome 37, ASM2944872v1, whole genome shotgun sequence, the proteins below share one genomic window:
- the socs5b gene encoding suppressor of cytokine signaling 5b — protein MEKVGKMWSNLRIRCQTLFHSDGAGSSTENSVVEVDGMHCVVDLGRGDNSGEAQASRASSLSRSLLPLPMVTGGRRHNCVSEIPQIVEITIDSKDSEDARGGRGGVPVSRRDSYSRHAPWGGKKKHSCSTKTQSSMDTDRRSGRARGAAGRRERRYGVSSIQEMGDSGGGGCSLSARSLRQRLSDTVGLCLPLPRRRSRSSKTPTISKRKIHLTELMLETCPFPQGSDLANKWHLIKQHTAPVSPHSSTALLDAFDTAHPSPEDEEERLRERRRLSIEEGVDPPPNAQIHTLEALAQGSSLYKLGPKMAPGIAEASGEARGAAACCSGGGVSVQVLGGATAQLADCDSEEDSTTLCLQALRPKQRHASGDGNLSRNQPGPWKVHTQIDYIHCLVPDLLQITALPCYWGVMDRYEAEALLDGRPEGTFLLRDSAQEDYLFSVSFRRYNRSLHARIEQWNHNFSFDAHDPCVFHSSTVTGLLEHYKDPSACMFFEPLLTAPLHRAFPFGLQHLARAAICPRTTYDGIGGLPLPPALQDFLKEYHYKQKVRVRWLEREPPLKIK, from the coding sequence ATGGAGAAAGTGGGCAAGATGTGGAGCAACCTGAGGATCCGATGCCAGACCCTCTTCCACAGCGACGGTGCGGGATCCAGTACAGAGAACagcgtggtggaggtggacggtATGCACTGTGTGGTGGACCTGGGACGGGGAGACAATTCAGGCGAGGCCCAGGCTTCTCGGGCCTCTAGCCTGTCCCGAAGCCTCTTGCCGCTCCCCATGGTTACTGGAGGACGACGTCACAACTGTGTGTCGGAAATCCCCCAAATAGTGGAGATCACCATAGACAGCAAAGACAGTGAGGATGCGAGGGGGGGTCGTGGAGGAGTCCCTGTGTCACGGAGAGACTCGTACTCACGCCATGCACCTTGGGGGGGCAAGAAAAAACACTCATGTTCCACTAAGACTCAGAGCTCCATGGATACAGACAGGCGGTCAGGGCGCGCGCGCGGGGCCGCTGGCCGGAGGGAGCGTCGCTACGGTGTCAGCTCTATCCAGGAAATGGGGGACTCTGGGGGCGGGGGTTGTAGTCTGAGCGCCCGTTCCCTGCGCCAGCGGCTTAGCGATACAGTGGGCCTGTGTCTCCCCCTGCCCCGCCGCCGCTCGCGCTCTTCCAAGACCCCCACCATCTCGAAGCGCAAGATCCACCTAACAGAGCTGATGCTAGAGACCTGTCCCTTCCCCCAGGGCTCGGACTTGGCCAACAAGTGGCACCTGATCAAGCAGCACACAGCGCCCGTCAGCCCGCATTCCTCCACGGCTCTGCTTGACGCCTTCGACACCGCCCACCCCTCCCCCGAGGACGAGGAGGAGCGTCTGCGTGAACGCCGCAGGCTCAGCATTGAAGAGGGAGTGGACCCCCCACCCAACGCCCAGATCCACACCCTTGAGGCCTTGGCGCAGGGCTCCTCTCTGTACAAACTGGGACCAAAGATGGCCCCCGGCATTGCAGAGGCCTCTGGGGAGGCCCGGGGCGCCGCGGCCTGCTGCTCAGGAGGGGGGGTATCGGTGCAGGTGCTCGGGGGGGCTACAGCCCAGTTGGCTGACTGTGACTCGGAGGAGGACTCAACTACCCTATGCCTGCAGGCCCTGAGGCCCAAGCAGCGGCACGCGTCCGGGGATGGCAATCTGAGCCGGAACCAGCCTGGGCCATGGAAGGTGCACACCCAGATCGACTACATCCATTGCCTGGTACCGGACCTGCTGCAGATCACTGCACTGCCCTGCTACTGGGGCGTGATGGACCGCTATGAGGCGGAGGCGCTGCTGGATGGACGGCCCGAGGGCACCTTCCTGCTGCGCGACTCGGCCCAGGAGGACTACCTGTTCTCGGTCAGCTTTCGCCGCTACAACCGCTCGCTGCATGCCCGCATCGAGCAGTGGAACCACAACTTCAGCTTCGACGCCCACGACCCCTGCGTGTTCCACTCATCCACCGTCACAGGCCTACTGGAGCACTACAAGGACCCCAGCGCCTGCATGTTCTTTGAGCCGCTGCTCACGGCGCCACTCCACCGGGCCTTCCCTTTCGGCTTGCAGCACCTGGCACGCGCCGCCATCTGCCCCCGGACCACGTACGACGGCATCGGCGGCCTGCCACTGCCCCCGGCCCTGCAGGACTTCCTCAAGGAGTATCACTACAAACAGAAAGTGCGTGTGCGCTGGCTGGAGAGGGAGCCGCCACTCAAGATCAAATAG